AgaactttaaaattttcttcttcGACAAACGTTGAGTTATGTATTTTGCCTTTTCCTTCCATGTAATCGAAAAAATATTCGCCGTCGGTTagaactgatactaaatttgtgaaaataaaagGTACAAGGTTTAAGATAAGCGGCATATTTAGGTAAttttgctttaataataaatacatatgctcACATAAATACGTTAGTATGATTGCAAAAGTAAAACAATAGATCTTAGCGATAACAGTAAAGGCTAAGCACTTGTGAACTTTCGAATATAATCCAAAAAGCAGACGAGTgtacatgattatatttatcatagtgTAATGTTTCTCCGGCAACGTGTCAGAGATTTGAATATCCATTGTGGGAAAACCTCTCGGACCACTAGTTCTGATACGACAATGTTAATAATGACAAAACCGGCCCTTTTATTGTCATGAATATCTATCAACacaatttattgttcatttcaaCTGTCAATATCATACAACCAACTTACAGTCacgacattatattatttatattatatgcccatgtatttttataaaaattaactctTTAACTGATTATCCatgagaattaaaaatagtacaaattatatccgcgtggaatggtggaaaGACTGCCAGTAGTGTTATACTTCAGTGTTTGTCTGTAATGACGCAATAACTTAATTTGATTCAATCTTTCAGacgatgattaatattataaactttatatacaaataacactGAAAGTTacacttacttaaattaatatttaaaattaaagtagtttcgtataaaaaataaagcaatctATTCGATGGATGAATGCTATATGTAGATAGGTactagttaattattaaaatattacatttgaatacatttacaaatagcATAAGTGTTAAACTGAttacttttacaaaaataaacgcgATTGGTAGTGATGGAATAACAGATTTGGAAAATcatgtttttaaaactttattaatgtttacGCAAGCAAGCTATGAATACTAGaatctgaaaacaaaataaaatataaactaattataaattcgcTTGCAAGTTAGCAGGTTCACCTGCGACTTGACccacgcgaaatttataaaattttacctatATTTTAATGGGTAATAAGATAGTAAACACGAATCGATCCTGTTTAGGGCCTTGAGggatataatgaaaaaatacgtAGCCTTGGTCCTTCATTGGGACTCAAACTATTTCCATTCCAAATTTTATCTAATCCCTCGGCTAAAATACCCaggtaacagacagagttattttaacaagtataatatacattaaagatAGTAACATGAAATACTAAAAtccttctaatattataaatgcgaaagctaGTGAGGATGGCTGTATAGATCTTCGTTACTCTTTCACACAAAAACTATTGAACTATTTACTATGTCATTCGGGatcttattaaaagttttactcgatttttatttatttttttagcagAGTGTACCATTAGCAGAACACTATCAACTCTTGACGCTTTTTTAAGCTTTTTCTTAAATTGAAGAAATCATTCATATTGgtgcaaattatatatatttttttctatttggcGCACTTGTGTCATCAgctatattaataagaaataaaatattaaaatatataatacttaattatcaCATTCAAGGCGTTATTAGCATAGAAATAAATTCAGATTACCTCATCATAAGCTACAAAATTTATCACACCAGATAAACGAATAGGTAGGGTActcctaataaataatttaaaatgacaatgaTAACGTGATGTTTACTTCATTTATCTCACTATTAATGTATAcagtattcaatataaataaaattttatacgcacaataaaacaaaattgcattaaatttttgtcattaaaagCAAATCAATTCGAATTCGTTGGGTATAATATTACTTGATTTTCCTAGTTTTAGTGCCATGCGCTATTATACCTTCGGGCTACAGCTGAATTCTGAGTCTTCTCGTCACGCCACGTCACGCAAAATTCCTCACGTCAGAATTGTGCTGTTCGGAGCTAGGCACTACTTTTCTTTCCTATATGGGGtaaaaattggaacattcctttgtaccacCGTTTACATCAGGTATGATATCTGTCCCCCTTGTCATGGTAATGTAACTAATCCCtacctaaagtattaatatataattttacgtttttattttaaattgcgttttggctcgtgatttcgtctagatggtttggacccaatatacgttatgtatgcgtaataaccgtgttcttttagagcgtcagagatcacatgctcaatcgactatagcggagtcaaataaaactaggttaatcatttaaatacgtgttataataataatttgtttaattaaaaaaaaataataaataatcagatgtatgagattccggtcccatttcctttagcacctcttacgagtagctgaaggatgtcgctccaacccatcattttatatttaactaattttgaaaaatataaaagtggggggGAGGTTGAATTGGCCCCGCGCCCGCCATCAACAGTAGATTCCAACCATTGATCGGCGAACCTTCCTCGAACATGGGACGTGCAATTTTATAGTGCGCacacactttgtaaaataatatacgtataaagtggaactaaagtccaacaggtatcatagacgtagctgaggtgtatagaagactcatagtcttactaataaactaaaccgtggttcggtagttttcacagtcgtaactgcggtgtataaaatattattgtcttattaataaactagaccgtagtccagcagatatcacagccgtagctgaggtgtataggagactcatagtcttactaataaactaaaccgtggttcggtagttttcacagtcgtaactgcggtgtataaaatattattgtcttattaataaactagaccgtagtccagcagatatcacagccgtagctgaggtgtatagaagactcatagtcttacttataaactaaaccgtggttcggtagttttcacagtcgtaactgaggtgtataaagagtagccaatgccacaaaaataataatcaatgtgaggatcaaagtctcataaatagtaaaccagttatcgctgaggaaaactgtagccatgggttcaaccctggattatcacagcatcaaatcactgtctctcataccagttcaagcgcactgtcaggcggcctaatgtaaggaatacgtatttcgttcaaatatccactaacgcagagtgttgttatatcgtatatatataatacgtaataattccaaacatagtggaataaaattcgatgaaactcatagattaccgcgtaggaatcatacgagtgaatataacacaatttgttatattttctaccgtagtagattataaagtatgaatatacatcataaccgtatagttgtgtgatcgttatcgccgtactctcttataactaaaacttaaaactaagacttatatctaaaccgtacgtttccttaactagcttataaacctattatacgcttcacatatttcgttttacttaaacctaaagtggatataaaacttaacttcaacctacaacaggcacacacccgatactagtttacccaaaccagcacaaagcacagatcattaattgcatgtgataatcaatttcaatgtgatatgcagacttataactaaattaggtgtcctacttcatgtctcgtatgatattcttaacactaaactaaaggggcgtccctaaaaggacgaacattttgctacaaacgacacttctcgtataaaacgattagtgcgccatgattgtgtatatagttattgcagcctggatgaaatccattatttgagcccgtcactgcatgaacgtatcacttcagcttattacagcCTCCGCAACGCCCTGCAGCATCCGGTCGTGATACTGGTACTACCGATTGATGAAAGACATCAACAACGCCATCGTAACGTCAACCAGCCATAGCTCAGTACCACAtagtacatacactactctagcaacccagtaagacagagtgagggatattaccatatcgttatacagtaacctcgaaccccgaaaccatctcacataggcagcctcctcggcaacagaaggggggacactaccgtatcgccgaagacgttatacagtaacctcaaaccccgcaactgtatcaccgaagcaaattcaagacgacatcgccacgagggacactaatgcagcgatcaagccgcacagcctcaaaccaagcgtcgaatcatcaagaatccaccagagtatatgcagtacagtattcgtgcgcgatcattatgcatgtgcacaatacaaatatattataaaggttttgttattaaacaataataatcttaaaacaaatagatcatcgtctttgtgatcgtaccaataagtacgcttttatgcatatgtctgataatatttatagagtttttaaaacgaccgctttacgaactttcgtccgtcgatcgacacagttttacattgaagagtttagattttaattgttacacgaacttatgttcgtcaatcatcacagcaaacctgtgatcgtaccaaaacaatgcttgtatgcaatctgtttactgacaatatttatagatttcttagaacgaccgctttacgaacttgcgtccgtcgatcgacacagttttacaagaagagtttagattttaattgttacacgaacttatgttcgtcaatcatcacagcaaacctgtgatcgtaccaaaacaatgcttgtatgcaaacttgtttactgataatatttatagatttcttagaacgaccgctttacgaacttgcgtccgtcgatcgacacagttttacatgaagagtttagattttaattgttacacgaacttatgttcgtcaatcatcacagcaaacctgtgatcgtaccaaaagaATGTTTGTATGCAAACttgtttactgataatatttatagatttcttagaacgaccgctttacgaacttgcgtccgtcgatcgacacagttttacatgaagagattagattttaattgttacacgaacttatgttcgtcattcatcacagcaaacctgtgatcgtaccaaaagaATGTTTGTATGCAAACttgtttactgataatatttatagatttcttagaacgaccgctttacgaacttgcgtccgtcgatcgacacagttttacatgaagagattagattttaattgttacacgaacttatgttcgtcattcatcacagcaaacctgtgatcgtaccaaaacaatgcttgtatgcaatctgtttactgacaatatttatagatttcttagaacgaccgctttacgaacttgcgtccgtcgatcgacacagctttacaagaagagtaaactcttcaatatagtatattccataattaatagtcattgaggtaaacctctgacatcagtatgtatcgccccgtacatacgtatttgcaattaaatattttcaatacggccaccatcaaaccgttttatatcatattgatatcattattaaattttatataatatatatgatgtctcattgagaacatttatttatatgacggcctgccataccgtcatttgtaataataatttgtattattgcacgcggccggtgcagcgagcgcgtcgctccgcgcgttcaaattgcaccgagtcgctgggcatcatagccagcacaataatgtatattaaaaaaagtatgtttattataatgccattccttttatcatccttatttattacatgtatatgtattcaattactatgcaatgtaatctctatgtatgtttttatgtttccgtatatgtatttatgtgtgtatgtatgtatgtatgcatgtttttaatatctccaaaactacgcgaccaattttgattacattttaatacgtgctttatatggttcaccgacgacttatattgaacccggatagttgctctacaacatactttaaaaaaaaaatgtattaaatcaatcacattcattctcatgtatatagtatagtccgtTACAGTAACCTATCCATTATCTGGCTGCTTGTAAACTGCAATTATCCGCAAATCTAGGAATGCCTTTATAGGATCTTTCTTTCTTTTCCCAggaacaatgcaattagttggTTATTGAATCTATGTGTATcacctaaatataataaattctggTGTTTCACAATGCTGAGTTCAATCAATGACCTGATGCAAATCAACATTCACTGCTTTAAGTACGATAATACCATAGACACTGTATACACCGGCCGAGCATATATTACGGAACAAAGTTGTGTCTGAAATCAAGTCTTTGTAAAGACAGTCTCGtactaatttctttttttttaaattatttatgtcatgttTCATGATACACAGATAGTGTATTGCCCATCGGTAAAAAATTTTGTCAATCGATATATAGAAtaactattttagtattatattcagTTGCACTGTAATTATAGTTTTTCCTGATACATTCTAATAACTACTATTTGCTTAGTGGTTGAAATCTATCATcaacattattcaatacaaagtattttagTACAACTCAATTAAAGGTCGTTATTTGccctaaattaaaaacacaaggatattttaattataattaaaagaataaccGTTTTCACGGATTTTAAGGTTTCGCTTGATTGAATTGCAAAACCACAATCGTGTATGAGATAAAAACGCTGAGGATAGTCAGCAGTAGCGACGAGTTGACGGCGAACAGGCGCCGGACGGTGAACTTCACTGGACGAAGTTCCAGGAATTTTATTCCATCCAAAATTGTATTCCGTAGTTCATAGTCTGAAAAAGGAAgtgaatttgtaatatcatggACTTCAGAATTTACAACCTTTATCGTTTCCACATAAACGTTGGATTCAAGTgaaagtcatatatttttttctgaaccGTTTTTCAAGACCTAGCTGCTTTTTGTATTTACAAACTTGATGATTAAAATATCGTTTGCGCCTTAACAAACTTACTGTTGCATATCCTAGAATGATTGgccagtatattttttatctttttcgcTTCTGCGCTGGCTAACTCTCCAAATGCAGTcggaatacaaaataaaaagatattaagTACTAATTCAGTTGTCATATTAATGGATGcctgtaaataaaacatgttttgaaTAGCTGATAATGAAACTGTAGTGATTTTAGCAGTATTTGAGGATTTTGCCGTATCGAGTGAAAATATACTGTCAGGAGACGGCCAATACTTACTTGAAATTGTGAACCCTTACTAATAAAGTCTGCGAAAATTAGCAAAACTAAGAAACAAATCGGCAAGTGTAACAACATCTGAAAAGTTCAAATTTTACTCtattatattgacaaatattaaaataccgaaaagtaaatattaatcacaagattaatatattaattaatgtaaaaatcaaAGATTTCAATGTGCAAGTATTAAAACGGATTAAATTTCAGTATCCAAACGGATACATGTAACGTGTGAATATGACCTGTGCTTATCCGGACTATTTGACTCCATAACCATTAATATTCGACTACATAATATGCTAACTGATATCTGTATACGATAACTGTCGCCATCCCCTTACCAATAATTTCGCTGCGTGGccgatatttttcttattatctgctatatttttataagttaccAAATGCTCCTTTAAGATCGTAATGACCACAGAAACTTGTTCTACGTTGTCAACACATGATGTGCTAGAAAAACTTTCCATTCTTTTTCGCAGCGATTTTAGACGAATCcacaatatttcaaacattaggATCCGGGTCATGTGACTTAGATGTATTGATAGTAGCATTAGGAATTCGAATTCAAGCTGTCTTCCATAATAATCgttattcaaaatcaataatttgaCTACACGAGCAATgcgatacaaaataattaaaataaagaaaacaatagaaaaatgtGCTTCAAATTTTTCATCTCTACCAAATCCCAAATGATCAACTTTGTCAAAACCTTTTAAGTATTCGAAGAAATATTCGCCGTCGGTCAGAACTGATACTAAGAtcgagaaattaaaaataaacatctttaTGAGAAATGGTATGTACAAGTTTTCTTGCTTTAACCGAAAATATCGATCCTTACAGAGATATGTTGCAATGATTGCAAAAGTGACGCAATAGATCTTGGCAACAACAGTAAAAGCTAGACTGTTGTGGACTTTCGAATACAATCCAAAAAGCAGACGAGTGTACATGATTATATACATCATAGCATTATGTTTCTTGGGCAACGTATGAGAGACTTGAATATCCATTATGGAAAAAACCATTCAGACTAGTAGTTCCGACgcgacaattttaataatgataaaaacagGCGCTTTTTGTGGAcatgaatattttcaatataatttactattcaTTTTAACCATCTCCATTATAGAAAATAGCATAACTTACtttaataaggttttaaatttggacacttgtttttttttttaatagtacgATATCTTTTTACAAGAAAATCCTCCGATTACTAAAATCCTGAAAGTTTATTAACGCACAAATTACAAAAACGATTATTAAAAGATTGTAGACAAATGACTAAGCATTGATTTGTTAAGTctattttattagaaacaatTAATTTGATACGGCGGGGCACACTTTTCTTAGATtagattgttaaatttttaatttaaaacatgttaGTGAGGGCATTTACTTTGATACTTTTGTATATCTGACAAAAgactaataatttttttaattgctataaTTTTACCGACTGAGATGGCCAAGTAGTTAGagcgtgtgcatcttaaccgattatttcggtcaaacccaggcaatcacctatagcaactatatatatgtgcttaatttgtgtttataatctatctcgtgctcggcggcgaaggaaaacatcgtgaagaaacgtgcatgtgtctaatttcatcgaaattctgccacatgtgcattccaccaacccgcaatgtaGCAGCGacttggaatatgttccaaaccctctccttaatggaagaggaggccttaacccagcagtaggaaatttacgggctgtttaacttttactttatacaCCGACTGAACACTTCACTAAGTGTTCAGTCCTGTATGTTGAATTCGTATCACTATACGAATTCAACATACAGGCGATTGTTTCATGCCAAGAAACAATGCTTGTATATTTCTAttcaataagtaatttttttatcttgttGGAAAGCCTTCCTCGCTGGAaagttccaaaccatctccttaaaaggagaggatgctctagcccagcaatgggaaaatttcaggctgttaatgtaaaaaatataatgtaaaaccGCGGTACGCGTTTCCCTAGAACGAACTCTGGTACACCggatacttattaaaaaaaccaggATCGCTTTCACGTGCTACCGTGGATGTTCAAAACTCAGGGTTAATGTTCGACAGTGTAATTACCACTTAAATCAAGTAAGTAATGTATTAACTATTTACTTTCTTTCACTTCTAATTAGTAAATTTCACTAATACCTAATATCTACGGCTTCTTTACATACTATAGatcaaagtcactttttctgtccctatttccctttgtacgcttaaatctttaaaactacgcaactgattttgttgcggttttttttaatagatagagttattcgagatgaaggtttttgtatataatacatagacaatatagttacttggtggtagggcttagtgcaagcccgtctgggtaggtaccacccactcatcagttattctaccgtcaaataacagtactcagtattgttgtgttccggtctgaagggtgagtgagccagtgtaactacgatcacaagggacatgacatcttagttcccaagtttggtggcatattgacgatgtaaggaattgtaatatttcttacagtgtcattgtctatgggtgatggtgaccacttaccattaggtggcccatatgctcgtccgccaaactttatacaaaaaaaaagtaacactgataattttaaaagtttctaatgtaatgtcgtaaatttataatttttttttgtccttacattacatacataaccCTAATGGATAGAAcaaaatatgccttttttaccaatgtatttttacaaacgatttgaattaacgaaacggcaaagttaaaaatttctgcggaattttattataaaaacggataccttgccacaagaaagatttattgactttgtgagtcggaaacttggcgttataagcttatccttacttttagtgcatatacaatgattatcgctgattttatcaaagtgatcaatgtcactgtgaatatacatgatattgtaaatatattgcaacgCAACAGttagtattcctactttgttaaaaacatcccgaagagagtctctagctccaagattataaatagaccggattgctttcttttgtaaaatttgaGTAGAATTTTTAGAAAAACCTTAGACACTAATACATATCTTTTAACGatgttatagatttttatgaattaaaaaacagtaataaaacaacgtagaatataaaaaaatacattttattttttattttctctgaATAACATTacctttcaataattatttaatttttttttttttaaaacacaaacattCATCCTAATTTATAATAGCTCTGGTCACATTGTTCAATCCAAACATATGAACATCTTCGTATAgagttaaataatgaaaattcaagTCAATGACTGTGTGCATATTTCTTCCATCGATTTTTTGtaaactgtattagtaacaagcTGTACGTAGTTACAAAACTAAtggtctaaaatatataaaaatatttttaatatatatgtagaaaataaatatttcaaaacatttaatgattaacttaaaaacatttttaatgatttttattggaattcaacatttgttatctatatcatacatatatttgatgcggtttttttaattgatggagtgattcgagaggaaagtttttgtatacgtggacaatatagtaaagaaacactgatcatttagacattctctactatatttagtatcagcatggcACTCGTGTGATGTCGGGTCGGGTCGGATCTTTCTTAGAACTACAAACTTCCTATTCGAAATCTCGGAAAGGTTAAATAGATCCAAACCTTTTAAGTTATAAAGCATATTTATCTAAatcaaataaagttttaattacttGGTGTTGTTGCTTGGCTTACATTAGTTAAGTCTATAAAAGCCATTTTAAAAGTaccttaataaaaagtattcgcTGTACTGTGAACATTCCCAGTGGCGATATACTTGGCTGGTTCAGAAGGAGTTGTTTGAACAACAGGTCCAGTTTCAGAGGGATGGACTTCCCAGCAGGCGTCAAGTTATGTATGAGCTTGGTCAGAACTACTTGTATCTCAGTCACCTGAAAAGAAaatttcgttattattaaaCAAGGGCAAAGACATGAAGAGGCAAGTCGTTCTCAGACGATatacttcatttaatattacCTCCGCCTGTATTTGGTGCCAAGGTTCGATAAATAGCAAAATTGTAACCAAAAATTTTGCACACCAAATCAACTGAAGAATAATGTTTATTCGTTGATGAGTTTCCCCTGCTACGAAACACAAAACAGATTATCCAATTTTTcataatctacattaatattgtgaatgtgaaagtaactctgtctgtctgtatgttcacgagcaaaccgctgaaccgaattggttgaaatttggtatgaagcaaacttcaactccaagaaaggacattggctactcttttgcctgacacgtgacaaccaatcTAACGCGAACAAAGCCGCTGGCgacaactattattatataagaaataaaatcattttcttaatcaaaaaaggatttatattcttttaataatcaAGGTTAAATGTGTATCAATAAATACTATAGGGATAAAATAACATACTGAATAGAATAAAAACGTCAATTAAATTGATGAAGTTGAACATTAACAGCAGAGTGTTCGCTgagaatattataaagaggacaGCGCTGTGTGACGCGTTCAGTTGCTTGACTAAACCGCAAATAGACACATATCCTTTCGTTAGATCGCTGACACGTTGACACACTGAGCGACATGTAGACGCTGAAACA
The Vanessa cardui chromosome 10, ilVanCard2.1, whole genome shotgun sequence genome window above contains:
- the LOC124533185 gene encoding uncharacterized protein LOC124533185; this translates as MFNFINLIDVFILFTGETHQRINIILQLIWCAKFLVTILLFIEPWHQIQAEVTEIQVVLTKLIHNLTPAGKSIPLKLDLLFKQLLLNQPSISPLGMFTVQRILFIKTISFVTTYSLLLIQFTKNRWKKYAHSH